One genomic region from Sphingomicrobium aestuariivivum encodes:
- the lysM gene encoding peptidoglycan-binding protein LysM, with translation MGLFDIFKKDDGKELFDEASDAEVKAESIRREIDRMGLEGDIKVRVEGDKVKISGKVPDQATKEKLMAIAGNTKHISGVDDGELAATRAGTAAKWHRVESGDTLSKIAKEEYGDANAYMRIFEANRPMLEDPDKIYPGQVLRIPQEEGALA, from the coding sequence ATGGGACTGTTCGATATTTTCAAGAAGGATGATGGCAAGGAGCTGTTCGACGAGGCCTCGGATGCCGAGGTGAAGGCCGAATCGATCCGCCGCGAGATCGACCGCATGGGCCTAGAGGGCGACATCAAGGTGCGCGTCGAGGGCGACAAGGTGAAGATTTCGGGCAAGGTGCCCGACCAGGCCACCAAGGAAAAGCTGATGGCGATCGCGGGCAATACAAAACATATCTCGGGCGTCGACGATGGCGAACTTGCCGCCACGCGCGCCGGGACCGCGGCCAAGTGGCACCGCGTCGAGAGCGGCGACACGCTGTCGAAGATTGCCAAGGAAGAATATGGCGATGCCAATGCCTATATGCGTATCTTCGAGGCGAACAGGCCGATGCTCGAGGATCCCGACAAGATTTATCCGGGGCAGGTGCTGCGCATCCCGCAGGAGGAAGGCGCCCTCGCCTGA
- a CDS encoding DUF481 domain-containing protein produces MHRRTLALALAGIATTTPLGAAPPEGVATLVERAAESGDKAKLDTVIALAREAYPDERLALDSLEAEARARLAEITAAKESERLATLRNGSFLDHWSGRGELGGYHATGSSEESGLSAGLKLQREGVDWRHRFRLHVDWRTANDETTREQLIAGYEPQYDVTDRLFTYGLVEAERDRTQGIDSRISLSGGAGYRLFDRKGLNWSFKAGPAWRRTDWLEQEDTQRLAGLAATTLTAAIGPRLSFTQDADAFLQADGSTFRSETGLEADLGGNLLARLAFRVDHESDPPLDRPGTDTLSRITIVYDFE; encoded by the coding sequence ATGCACCGCCGAACTCTCGCGCTGGCGCTCGCCGGCATCGCCACCACCACGCCGCTCGGCGCCGCGCCGCCCGAAGGCGTGGCCACCCTCGTCGAGCGCGCCGCCGAGAGCGGCGACAAGGCCAAGCTCGACACCGTGATCGCGCTCGCCCGCGAGGCCTATCCCGATGAAAGGCTTGCGCTCGACAGCCTCGAGGCCGAAGCCCGCGCCCGCCTCGCGGAGATTACCGCCGCGAAGGAAAGCGAACGGCTTGCCACGCTGCGTAACGGTTCCTTCCTCGACCATTGGTCGGGCCGCGGCGAGCTTGGCGGCTACCATGCCACCGGCTCGAGCGAGGAGAGCGGCCTGTCCGCCGGTTTGAAGCTCCAGCGCGAGGGCGTCGACTGGCGCCACCGCTTTCGCCTTCATGTCGACTGGCGCACCGCCAATGACGAGACGACGCGCGAACAGCTGATCGCCGGGTACGAGCCGCAATATGACGTCACTGATCGCCTCTTCACCTATGGCCTCGTCGAGGCCGAGCGCGACCGCACGCAGGGCATCGACAGCCGCATCTCGCTGTCGGGCGGGGCGGGCTACCGCCTGTTCGACCGCAAGGGCCTCAACTGGTCGTTCAAGGCCGGCCCCGCGTGGCGCCGCACCGACTGGCTCGAGCAGGAGGATACGCAGCGTCTCGCCGGCCTCGCCGCCACCACGCTCACCGCCGCCATCGGCCCGCGGCTCTCCTTCACGCAGGACGCCGACGCCTTCCTGCAGGCCGACGGCAGTACCTTCCGCAGCGAAACCGGCCTCGAGGCCGACCTCGGCGGCAACCTCCTCGCGCGTCTTGCCTTCCGCGTCGACCACGAGAGCGACCCGCCCTTGGATCGCCCCGGCACCGACACGCTCAGCCGCATCACCATCGTCTACGATTTCGAATAG
- the tgt gene encoding tRNA guanosine(34) transglycosylase Tgt, producing the protein MSRFSFTVSATDGAARRGAITMQRGVIQTPAFMPVGTAATVKAMRPSEVAATGADILLGNTYHLMLRPGADRMERLGGLHKFMNWDKPILTDSGGYQVMSLGDLRKITEEGVAFKSHLDGSRHMITPEESMAIQRKLGSDIVMAFDECTPYPATHEVAEKSMLMSMRWARRSRDGFDSGEEHASRSALFGIQQGSMYEDLRRISTDKLLEIGFDGYAVGGLAVGEGHEKMCATLDFAAPMLPHDKPRYLMGVGKPDDLVEAVRRGIDMFDCVLPSRSGRTGQAFTRDGPINIRNAKFAEDEAPLDAECACPTCSDFSRAYVHHLVRSGEILGAQLMTGHNLHFYQDWMRAMREAIAEGRFEAHADAALARYRARGS; encoded by the coding sequence ATGTCACGATTTTCCTTTACTGTTTCCGCGACCGACGGGGCCGCGCGGCGCGGCGCGATCACCATGCAGCGCGGGGTCATCCAGACCCCCGCCTTCATGCCCGTCGGTACCGCTGCCACCGTCAAGGCGATGCGCCCGTCCGAGGTCGCCGCCACCGGCGCCGACATCCTGCTCGGTAACACCTACCACCTCATGCTGCGCCCCGGCGCCGACCGGATGGAGCGCCTTGGCGGCCTCCACAAGTTCATGAACTGGGACAAGCCGATCCTCACCGACAGCGGCGGCTATCAGGTGATGAGCCTCGGCGACCTCAGGAAGATCACCGAGGAGGGCGTCGCCTTCAAGTCGCACCTCGACGGCTCTCGCCACATGATCACCCCGGAGGAATCAATGGCGATCCAGCGCAAGCTGGGGTCCGACATCGTCATGGCCTTCGACGAATGCACGCCTTACCCCGCCACCCACGAGGTCGCGGAAAAGTCGATGCTCATGTCGATGCGCTGGGCAAGGCGCAGCCGCGACGGCTTTGACAGCGGCGAGGAACATGCCAGCCGCTCGGCGCTGTTCGGCATCCAGCAGGGCTCGATGTATGAGGACCTGCGCCGCATCTCGACCGACAAGCTGCTCGAGATCGGCTTCGACGGCTATGCCGTCGGCGGGCTCGCGGTGGGCGAGGGGCATGAGAAGATGTGCGCCACCCTCGACTTCGCTGCCCCCATGCTGCCGCATGACAAGCCGCGCTACCTCATGGGCGTCGGCAAGCCCGACGACCTCGTCGAGGCGGTGCGCCGCGGCATCGACATGTTCGATTGCGTGCTGCCCTCGCGCTCGGGGCGTACGGGGCAGGCCTTCACCCGCGACGGGCCGATCAACATCCGCAACGCCAAATTCGCCGAGGACGAGGCACCGCTCGATGCGGAATGCGCTTGCCCGACCTGTTCGGACTTCAGCCGCGCCTATGTCCATCACCTCGTCCGCTCGGGCGAGATCCTTGGCGCGCAGCTGATGACCGGTCACAACCTGCACTTCTACCAGGACTGGATGCGGGCCATGCGCGAGGCGATTGCCGAAGGGCGGTTCGAGGCCCATGCCGACGCCGCGCTCGCCCGCTATCGCGCACGCGGATCTTAA